One window of the Penaeus monodon isolate SGIC_2016 chromosome 1, NSTDA_Pmon_1, whole genome shotgun sequence genome contains the following:
- the LOC119595111 gene encoding uncharacterized protein LOC119595111 isoform X3, with the protein MLEGEDEPGETEGQTLQETGVVTETEEQPEEEQSEPAPQEGGEEAEGLHSEPIEGDQEGEQVVEATLTPEEEPQQDGDLVEQTVEEEESAVEGEALSEEKGEVEEGHDVPSKEEEEEEEEDSDGDEIDVGTEEVPTGNFSYTQENAEEQTEMAYEEEGEAESELQDEARTDGHLEEQDADVAHEVREENSTKELEAENELEPSEIEQDVETNDLEVANDAEGEVEGEGIVEEDEVENEFQNPEEHPIEERMELGEEEDHSKNLEIEDGMEIDETPEPSEAADLALEEGKDLEVEDGVNGVAGIEAEDEEDVNDEGDELSPEDLFNIAPSDGKALPQCRLKRNYTCVHCGFNTQNPREHLYHLRDEHGERMKVFECPRCIYASKNQQKLIRHARMVHKLKIKRQESGSSPYKSHKSSRVKMSPSKSARESVSPGKSSRSSPGKSPRSSESTHDTWEGMDEYEDDDLDMDDSPVKGDDRKLYFCEQCDYSCRSRKLLNRHETSYHLKRRFFRCVKCNYVTHLKGRYTKHMKYHQLPILKCEYCDFRTPYRWNLDRHMKNHVEDCGEYKCHLCNFTAQIKQSLTVHISNHHLTAEQIREREMRRTIGISDPADCTSDDQELELLRMERDEHPDALILPGFGSPTSPGNGDSSQGHHNGNNSFRVSNIDMGNHDDSHLAADDSKDEDGEPRKKKPKIKITLKKMKLPKSKDTFFQELNERHNFEEDFIHPDDVVHRHGNVYIKTFKCHYCPFKAAFKNEISRHEKKIHSIPMPKSEISKKAKKSMKAYKSMKIAKSLKHSITSSDDVLSEILRFPQSLRDDEEEKEENVVMEALEEISAAVAINETKLKEEELSNGESKMDDNTSGRNSPEMLDEPVGEHSSDSKEMSPSKDHGKKKGQSFFEKLQEKIPTSNVQNLVCQFCGHESKCLSESVRHQKLHLSAKNIYASASLSTRCQFCRHRCKTTDDLITHLKLCPEARKNQITDSGRRPSGFRDEMEDSGDLQADRDEDSKDSNDNVEVRQTRSNSVTQDGDDKYEEDKHPMENRVFVWNNFQVQEDAEQNAEGSKIKEDSETDLKDHKNLSAEDLPKETGKRSLSVSDDPLDYIESPSPQGNHYYSKRVYRCPQCSFWATTASRFHVHIVGHFNKKPYNCSECGYKSNWRWDITKHIKLKTSRDNSHQGAQVIITDETGEKNYEKYDCYLAIIQLDETNAHRTEGGIPTRKGRPKRTPEKEEEKECVTPSISPVRKPPMVSIPVMPRMQGLPRLTRAPGSRSRPGPMPFGPILPGPQMMVQLAGSAASSGTSNSRPPPPLSLRGTPKGAPTSTPSTSRTKSGSSRESTESPTSAQYQIITPQVSVSSTGEDGREVAKMVLDHEGNPEWKCHSCDFRDSERETVVQHVRLAHARGGPVSLLHAVHRCDVCGYAAGTKRAVQLHIDSSHGGQGGITSRCEGQTPDSKDNSGDSENMEYNESTRMFQCRQCPFSSKKRSEMRSHVVYHSSRPDCIFKCMFCPYYVPTKGELFDHLNVHGMEVPASVLEAASKVSSTPAPVPQEEPGSGSRNLACDSCPFETRSRAKLMHHRQFHKPKGLPFRCPHCTYNVTRRHLLSQHIRVHGMDPVLDDSIEVSSVNDNNQADDRSNSPSPSLTITPVNNVAASGNTGDDNTVTDSSLLPKLTDQSTMVLDDIPLVWVSRDNRFFKMFKCRHCPHVNLRKTNIQEHEKMHKTDSARESGGLHCPYCSYVSVNAGVMSAHMKVHAGSMGQCHAIVDPSLSDEDQLRQLTTRANTSRPETPQPPEIPASSETPARKADEKVIYYCQQCPARFFFEKEIQIHTRFHTTSLPHKCNHCNYGARQQAHLLAHLKVHTPEYQQRTRTMMSQHRTATTHPPVPGLTIPHETPVENSGDTHELANNSRPFSASPPPTSVPQPPPTSKYMCDECPASFSKLLTLQYHQSLHGANNPHKCQRCSYAGKTEENLQQHHLLHSQYDETIQAEKASKEPPPPPTPPPPPPDPDPKPAPVPVSTPSETPAPKAPENEKPAPSEEPSKSSSKSTERDYSYHPPIKLKLIGLRPIASESGGRPQFKYYVEEQIPLSGVDLLRRKTQLEKEGQDKITSNESGSSKGYSGKSKSSKEKEDVEEDDPKRIGDPKLYYPMHIDKVTGKSREKRYKCNKCPSAFEKTEQYHVHSNLHGSNHKYRCRICDYSVKFYANFMMHINRHKYHERMLSQNGEGPPPEDIDPKYEPIISSNENNIQGEKPSKSRGEESNKENLDDVDLTTSERQHLLLQNKKGVKEPASKEDEKERRVYYCQYCPYANVRRDAVDSHSLRHQANGGYGVYKCTFCDYTASQPNFIREHTKVHFRPFKYVHPEGFMRHDRQEILSAPAVLPGSKVIDGPKLQDSKNASNVEDRYLIFSHDAGVYKPPIISNPGEEEEPDSHIASGIQVNFRSGDIVEAPNDFVISLRPGTKIRTGPGMMESSDPFAIDGMDSAASSVQGESALCSADIISKSHPDESLPENEDPIEDKAEKMDVDAHDPAEGKSQAQQEPLEDDQETRLTNGHAHMEVGEGSKEATDNEEESAKMMGEEGGRAAEKESADSSRGRSGRTT; encoded by the exons ATGCTGGAAGGAGAAGATGAGCCAGGAGAGACAGAGGGTCAGACTTTACAAGAAACAGGAGTAGTCACAGAAACTGAGGAACAGCCAGAGGAGGAGCAGAGTGAACCTGCCCCtcaggaagggggagaagaggccgAGGGACTACATTCTGAACCCATAGAAGGGGACCAGGAAGGAGAGCAGGTTGTAGAGGCAACTTTGACTCCTGAAGAAGAACCTCAACAAGATGGTGATCTGGTTGAGCAAacagtggaggaagaggagagtgcaGTAGAAGGTGAAGCCCTCtccgaggagaaaggagaagttgAAGAGGGACATGACGTACCctccaaggaggaggaggaggaggaggaggaggattctgATGGAGATGAAATAGATGTAGGTACTGAAGAAGTGCCGACAGGAAACTTTTCCTACACTCAGGAAAATGCAGAGGAGCAGACTGAAATGGCttatgaagaagagggagaggcagagtcAGAGTTGcaagatgaagccagaactgaTGGCCACCTTGAAGAACAGGATGCTGATGTTGCACATGAAGTCAGAGAGGAAAATAGTACAAAGGAGTTGGAAGCAGAAAATGAATTAGAGCCATCAGAAATTGAGCAGGATGTTGAAACAAATGACCTTGAAGTTGCTAATGATGCAGAGGGTGAGGTTGAGGGCGAGGGCATAGTTGAAGAAGATGAGGTGGAAAATGAATTCCAGAATCCAGAAGAGCATCCCATTGAGGAAAGAATGGAGCTCGGGGAAGAAGAAGATCACTCAAAGAACTTGGAGATTGAAGACGGTATGGAAATTGATGAAACTCCTGAACCCAGTGAGGCAGCCGATCTTGCGCTTGAGGAAGGAAAAGACCTTGAAGTAGAAGATGGCGTGAATGGAGTTGCTGGAATTGAAgcagaagatgaggaagatgtgaatgatgaaggtgatgaattAAGCCCTGAAGACCTCTTCAACATTGCCCCCTCAGATGGCAAGGCTCTTCCTCAGTGTCGTTTGAAGAGGAACTACACTTGTGTTCACTGTGGATTTAACACACAAAATCCAAGAGAGCATCTGTACCACCTGAGGGATGAGCATGGGGAGCGCATGAAGGTCTTTGAATGTCCCCGTTGTATATATGCTTCCAAGAACCAGCAAAAACTCATTCGCCATGCACGGATGGTTCACAAACTAAAGATCAAACGTCAGGAATCTGGAAGCAGCCCTTATAAAAGCCATAAGTCATCTCGTGTCAAGATGTCACCCTCAAAGTCTGCAAGGGAGAGTGTTTCTCCAGGGAAATCCTCTAGAAGTTCCCCTGGAAAGTCACCAAGAAGTTCAGAGTCCACACATGATACATGGGAGGGAATGGATGAATATGAAGACGACGACTTAGATATGGATGATTCACCTGTAAAAGGGGATGACAGGAAGCTGTATTTCTGTGAACAGTGCGACTATAGTTGCAGAAGTCGCAAACTTTTAAATAGACATGAGACCTCATACCATCTGAAGAGACGGTTCTTCCGTTGTGTAAAATGCAATTATGTCACACATCTCAAAGGCAGATATACTAAGCATATGAAATACCATCAGTTACCAATCCTCAAGTGTGAATATTGTGATTTCAGAACACCATACAGATGGAATTTAGATCGACACATGAAGAATCATGTGGAGGACTGTGGGGAATATAAGTGCCATCTTTGTAATTTTACTGCTCAAATCAAACAAAGCCTTACAGTTCACATATCAAATCACCACTTAACAGCAGAACAGATCAGGGAGCGGGAGATGAGGCGTACCATTGGCATAAGCGATCCGGCAGATTGCACATCAGATGACCAGGAGTTAGAATTACTGCGCATGGAAAGGGACGAGCATCCAGACGCTCTCATTTTGCCTGGTTTTGGTTCTCCTACATCCCCAGGCAACGGAGACAGTTCTCAGGGACACCACAATGGTAACAACAGTTTCCGTGTATCCAACATTGACATGGGCAACCATGATGATTCTCACTTGGCTGCAGATGATAGCAAAGATGAGGATGGGGAACCTAGGAAGAAAAAACCTAAGATTAAGATAACACTGAAGAAGATGAAGTTACCAAAGTCAAAAGATACTTTCTTCCAGGAATTGAATGAGAGACATAACTTTGAGGAAGATTTCATTCACCCAGATGATGTAGTACATAGACATGGTAATGTTTACATCAAGACATTCAAGTGCCATTATTGTCCCTTTAAAGCAGCCTTCAAGAATGAAATATCACGACATGAAAAGAAAATCCACAGCATACCAATGCCTAAGTCAGAAATCTCCAAGAAGGCCAAGAAAAGCATGAAAGCCTACAAGTCAATGAAGATTGCAAAAAGTCTCAAGCATAGCATAACTTCTAGTGACGATGTACTCAGTGAAATTCTGCGTTTCCCACAGAGTCTCagggatgatgaggaagagaaggaagagaatgttGTAATGGAAGCCCTTGAAGAAATCAGTGCTGCTGTCGCCATCAatgaaacaaaactaaaagaagAAGAGCTCTCAAATGGAGAGAGTAAGATGGATGACAACACCTCTGGCAGAAATAGTCCAGAGATGCTCGATGAGCCTGTGGGGGAACATTCCTCTGATTCAAAGGAAATGTCCCCATCAAAAGACCATGGGAAGAAGAAAGGACAGTCGTTCTTTGAGAAGTTGCAGGAGAAGATTCCTACCTCAAATGTACAGAATTTGGTGTGCCAGTTTTGTGGACATGAATCCAAGTGCTTGTCAGAGTCAGTCAGGCATCAGAAACTACATCTCAGTGCAAAGAATATTTATGCTTCGGCTTCCCTCTCCACAAGGTGCCAGTTCTGCCGGCATAGATGCAAGACCACCGATGACCTCATAACTCACCTGAAACTGTGTCCTGAAGCTCGCAAAAATCAGATAACAGACTCCGGAAGACGGCCAAGTGGTTTCAGAGATGAGATGGAGGACAGTGGGGATCTGCAGGCAGATAGAGATGAAGACAGCAAAGACAGCAATGATAACGTAGAAGTTCGACAGACCAGGAGCAACAGTGTAACACAAGATGGAGATGATAAATATGAGGAAGATAAACACCCAATGGAAAATCGAGTGTTCGTATGGAACAACTTCCAAGTGCAGGAAGATGCTGAGCAGAATGCAGAAGGAAGCAAGATCAAGGAGGACTCGGAAACTGACTTGAAAGACCACAAGAATTTGTCAGCAGAGGATCTCCCGAAAGAAACAGGAAAGAGGAGTCTATCTGTGTCTGATGACCCCCTTGATTACATTGAGAGTCCTTCCCCTCAGGGTAACCATTATTACAGCAAGAGAGTTTATAGATGTCCTCAGTGCAGTTTTTGGGCTACCACTGCCTCCCGATTCCATGTACACATTGTGGGACACTTCAACAAGAAACCTTACAATTGCTCCGAGTGTGGTTATAAGTCTAACTGGCGCTGGGACATCACCAAACACATTAAGCTGAAAACCTCCAGGGACAACAGTCACCAAGGGGCTCAGGTCATCATCACAGACGAGACAGGAGAAAAGAACTATGAAAAGTACGATTGCTACCTGGCCATAATCCAGCTTGATGAGACAAACGCTCATCGAACTGAAGGAGGGATCCCAACCAGAAAGGGAAGACCGAAACGCACcccagaaaaggaagaggagaaggagtgtgTAACACCCTCAATCTCCCCAGTTCGGAAGCCTCCCATGGTGTCTATCCCAGTGATGCCCCGCATGCAGGGGTTGCCTCGCCTCACCAGAGCACCTGGGTCTCGCAGCCGGCCAGGGCCAATGCCCTTCGGTCCCATCCTCCCTGGACCCCAGATGATGGTCCAGCTGGCAGGCAGTGCTGCATCCTCAGGAACCTCAAATTCGCGGCCGCCTCCTCCCTTAAGCCTCCGAGGGACCCCAAAAGGCGCCCCCACCTCAACCCCTTCCACTTCCAGAACCAAGTCAGGTTCCTCCAGGGAGTCTACAGAGAGTCCCACAAGTGCTCAGTACCAGATCATCACCCCTCAG GTGTCGGTGTCGTCAACCGGAGAGGATGGACGAGAAGTGGCCAAGATGGTGCTGGATCACGAGGGGAATCCAGAGTGGAAGTGCCACTCGTGTGACTTCAG AGATAGCGAGCGTGAAACTGTTGTTCAGCATGTGCGACTGGCTCATGCCCGAGGAGGACCCGTTTCCTTGCTCCATGCTGTTCAtcggtgtgatgtgtgtggttatGCTGCCGGAACCAAGAGGGCTGTTCAG TTGCACATTGACAGCAGTCACGGAGGCCAGGGTGGCATCACCAGCCGCTGCGAGGGACAGACCCCAGACTCAAAGGATAACTCAG gGGATTCAGAGAACATGGAGTACAATGAGAGCACGCGAATGTTCCAGTGCCGCCAGTGTCCTTTCTCCAGCAAGAAGCGCAGTGAGATGAGGTCGCACGTGGTTTACCATTCCTCGCGGCCAGACTGCATCTTCAAGTGCATGTTCTGCCCTTACTATGTTCCCACTAAAGG TGAGCTCTTCGATCATTTGAATGTTCACGGAATGGAAGTGCCAGCCTCTGTGCTTGAGGCTGCCAGCAAAGTATCCAGCACTCCTGCACCAGTGCCT CAAGAGGAACCTGGAAGTGGATCTCGGAACCTTGCATGTGACAGCTGTCCCTTCGAGACCAGGAGTCGTGCAAAGCTGATGCATCACCGCCAGTTCCACAAGCCCAAAGGTCTTCCGTTCCGCTGTCCTCACTGTACCTATAATGTAACACGTCGCCACCTCTTGTCCCAGCACATCCGCGTGCATGGAATGGATCCGGTGTTAGATGACAGCATCGAGGTGAGcagcgttaatgataataatcaggcaGATGACAGGTCcaactctccttctccatctcttaccATCACACCTGTCAACAATGTGGCTGCCAGTGGCAATACAGGCGATGATAACACGGTCACAGACTCCTCCTTGCTTCCAAAATTGACAGACCAGAGCACCATGGTTTTAGATGACATACCACTTGTTTGGGTGTCTAGAGATAATCGTTTCTTTAAAATGTTCAAATGCAGGCATTGCCCTCATGTTAATTTACGTAAAACAAATATACAAGAGCATGAGAAAATGCACAAAACTGACTCAGCAAGAGAAAGCGGTGGCTTACACTGTCCATATTGCTCTTACGTTAGTGTTAATGCTGGTGTTATGTCAGCGCATATGAAGGTACATGCTGGTTCCATGGGACAGTGCCACGCCATTGTTGACCCATCTCTCTCAGATGAAGACCAGTTGAGACAGCTCACAACCAGAGCAAATACAAGTCGCCCAGAGACTCCGCAACCCCCAGAAATACCAGCGAGCAGTGAGACTCCTGCCAGAAAAGCAGATGAGAAGGTCATTTACTACTGCCAACAGTGCCCTGCCAGATTCTTCTTTGAGAAGGAGATTCAGATTCACACCCGGTTCCACACAACGAGTCTGCCTCACAAGTGTAATCACTGTAACTACGGTGCACGTCAGCAGGCTCACCTCCTCGCACATCTCAAGGTGCACACACCTGAGTACCAGCAACGTACTCGCACCATGATGAGTCAGCACCGAACTGCTACCACACATCCTCCGGTTCCAGGGCTAACAATCCCCCATGAAACACCTGTGGAGAACTCTGGTGACACCCATGAGTTGGCCAACAACTCGCGGCCATTCTCAGCATCCCCACCTCCTACCTCCGTTCCACAACCTCCTCCTACAAGCAAGTACATGTGTGATGAGTGTCCAGCATCATTCTCCAAGCTGTTGACCTTACAGTATCATCAGTCTCTGCATGGAGCCAACAACCCCCACAAGTGCCAGCGATGTTCATATGCAGGCAAGACAGAAGAAAACCTCCAACAACACCATCTGTTGCACAGTCAATATGATGAGACCATACAAGCAGAAAAAGCTTCCAAagaaccaccaccaccccctaccccacctcctcctcctcctgatcctgATCCTAAACCTGCACCTGTCCCTGTCTCAACCCCGAGTGAAACCCCAGCTCCTAAAGCCCCAGAGAACGAAAAGCCAGCACCTTCAGAAGAGCCCTCCAAGAGTAGCTCGAAGAGCACCGAGAGGGACTACTCATATCATCCACCAATCAAGCTGAAGCTGATTGGTTTGAGACCAATCGCTTCAGAAAGTGGTGGGCGACCACAGTTCAAGTATTATGTTGAAGAACAGATTCCTCTCTCTGGTGTAGACTTGCTGAGACGGAAAACACAGCTGGAGAAGGAAGGGCAGGATAAGATTACCAGTAATGAATCGGGAAGTAGCAAGGGGTATAGTGGGAAGAGCAAGTcgtcgaaagagaaagaggatgtggAAGAGGATGACCCCAAGAGGATAGGTGACCCGAAGTTGTACTACCCAATGCACATAGACAAGGTCACAGGGAAGTCCCGCGAAAAGAGGTACAAGTGTAACAAGTGTCCTTCGGCCTTTGAGAAGACAGAGCAGTATCATGTTCACTCCAATCTCCATGGTTCGAATCACAAGTACAGGTGCCGCATCTGCGATTACTCGGTGAAGTTCTACGCCAATTTCATGATGCACATTAACCGCCACAAGTACCACGAGCGGATGCTCTCTCAGAATGGTGAAGGCCCTCCGCCAGAGGACATTGACCCCAAGTATGAGCCCATCATCAGCTCTAATGAAAACAACATCCAGGGAGAAAAACCGAGCAAGAGCAGGGGGGAAGAGTCAaacaaagagaatttggatgatgTTGACCTCACCACCTCTGAGCGCCAGCATCTCCTTTTGCAAAACAAGAAAGGGGTGAAGGAGCCAGCCAGcaaagaagatgagaaggagaggagagtctATTACTGCCAGTATTGTCCTTACGCTAACGTCAGACGCGACGCAGTGGATAGCCACAGTTTGCGTCACCAAGCCAATGGTGGGTATGGCGTCTACAAGTGTACTTTCTGTGACTATACGGCCTCGCAGCCCAACTTCATCCGTGAGCATACCAAGGTCCACTTCCGTCCCTTCAAGTATGTTCATCCTGAGGGATTCATGCGCCATGACCGTCAGGAGATCCTAAGTGCCCCCGCTGTGCTCCCAGGATCCAAGGTAATCGACGGTCCCAAGTTGCAGGACAGCAAAAACGCAAGCAATGTCGAGGACCGGTACCTCATTTTCTCCCATGACGCTGGCGTGTACAAGCCGCCCATAATCAGCAAcccaggggaggaggaggaacccgACTCGCACATCGCCAGTGGAATTCAGGTCAACTTCCGTTCGGGCGACATTGTGGAAGCGCCCAACGACTTCGTGATTTCCCTGAGGCCCGGCACCAAGATCCGCACCGGGCCAGGGATGATGGAGTCCAGCGACCCGTTTGCTATTGACGGAATGGACTCTGCAGCCTCCAGTGTACAGGGCGAGAGTGCACTGTGCAGTGCTGACATTATCTCCAAGTCTCACCCAGACGAGTCGCTACCGGAGAACGAGGATCCGATCGAGGACAAAGCGGAAAAGATGGACGTAGACGCACATGATCCCGCAGAGGGAAAGAGTCAGGCGCAGCAGGAGCCCCTCGAGGACGATCAGGAAACCAGACTGACCAACGGCCACGCCCACATGGAGGTCGGAGAGGGGTCCAAGGAGGCCACCGACAATGAGGAAGAGAGCGCGAAAATgatgggtgaggagggaggacgCGCGGCTGAGAAGGAGTCGGCGGACAGCTCCCGCGGCAGAAGCGGTCGCACAACCTGA